One Meriones unguiculatus strain TT.TT164.6M chromosome 5, Bangor_MerUng_6.1, whole genome shotgun sequence DNA segment encodes these proteins:
- the Clec1b gene encoding C-type lectin domain family 1 member B isoform X1, with protein sequence MQDEDGYITLNIKPRKPALSSGDPTPSWWRVMALVLLISSLGLVVGLVALGIMSVTQQKYLLAEKENLSATLQQLAKKFCQELIKHAEFKTKSSFEHKCSPCATNWRYHGDSCYGFFRRNLTWEESKQYCAEQNATLVKTASQSTVDYITDRTTSVRWIGLSRQNSRKDWMWEDSSVFNKNVIDLSGSARENMNCAYLYNRRIHPASCEDRHYLMCERKAGVTRVDQLL encoded by the exons ATGCAGGATGAAGATGGGTATATCACCTTAAACATCAAGCCCCGAAAACCAGCTCTCAGCTCAG GTGACCCTACCCCTTCTTGGTGGCGTGTGATGGCTTTAGTTCTGCTGATCTCATCCCTAGGGCTGGTTGTTGGGCTCGTGGCGCTGGGGATCATGT CGGTCACACAGCAAAAGTACCTGTTAGCCGAAAAGGAAAATCTCTCAGCCACTCTGCAACAACTGGCCAAGAAATTCTGCCAAGAGTTGATTAAACACGCAGAGTTCAAGACAAAGAGCAGTTTCG AGCACAAGTGCAGCCCCTGCGCCACAAACTGGAGATACCATGGAGATAGTTGCTATGGGTTCTTCCGACGTAACCTGACGTGGGAAGAGAGCAAGCAGTACTGCGCCGAGCAGAACGCAACACTTGTGAAGACCGCCAGCCAGAGCACCGTG GATtacatcacagacagaactaCTTCAGTCCGTTGGATTGGATTGTCACGCCAGAACTCTAGGAAGGACTGGATgtgggaagatagctcagtttTTAACAAGAATGT gATTGATCTTTCTGGAAGTGCAAGAGAAAACATGAATTGTGCTTATCTTTATAACAGAAGAATCCATCCAGCTTCCTGTGAGGACAGACATTATTTAATGTGTGAGAGGAAGGCTGGCGTAACAAGAGTGGACCAACTGCTTTAA
- the Clec1b gene encoding C-type lectin domain family 1 member B isoform X2: MQDEDGYITLNIKPRKPALSSAVTQQKYLLAEKENLSATLQQLAKKFCQELIKHAEFKTKSSFEHKCSPCATNWRYHGDSCYGFFRRNLTWEESKQYCAEQNATLVKTASQSTVDYITDRTTSVRWIGLSRQNSRKDWMWEDSSVFNKNVIDLSGSARENMNCAYLYNRRIHPASCEDRHYLMCERKAGVTRVDQLL, translated from the exons ATGCAGGATGAAGATGGGTATATCACCTTAAACATCAAGCCCCGAAAACCAGCTCTCAGCTCAG CGGTCACACAGCAAAAGTACCTGTTAGCCGAAAAGGAAAATCTCTCAGCCACTCTGCAACAACTGGCCAAGAAATTCTGCCAAGAGTTGATTAAACACGCAGAGTTCAAGACAAAGAGCAGTTTCG AGCACAAGTGCAGCCCCTGCGCCACAAACTGGAGATACCATGGAGATAGTTGCTATGGGTTCTTCCGACGTAACCTGACGTGGGAAGAGAGCAAGCAGTACTGCGCCGAGCAGAACGCAACACTTGTGAAGACCGCCAGCCAGAGCACCGTG GATtacatcacagacagaactaCTTCAGTCCGTTGGATTGGATTGTCACGCCAGAACTCTAGGAAGGACTGGATgtgggaagatagctcagtttTTAACAAGAATGT gATTGATCTTTCTGGAAGTGCAAGAGAAAACATGAATTGTGCTTATCTTTATAACAGAAGAATCCATCCAGCTTCCTGTGAGGACAGACATTATTTAATGTGTGAGAGGAAGGCTGGCGTAACAAGAGTGGACCAACTGCTTTAA
- the Clec12b gene encoding C-type lectin domain family 12 member B isoform X2, with amino-acid sequence MSDEVTYATLMLQDSARVRSNQDGNNLRKEGHPAQTPIWRGAALSLMTICLVLVMGLVTLGTMFLQMSNDINSDSEKLSQLQKIIHPQQDNLSEPLNSSRKGLTEESLQSQISALLERQRQMAIKLCKEFLIHTSDHKCNPCPKTWQWHGNSCYHFTINEEKSWSDSRKDCIKKNATLVKIDSIKERDFLESQPSLTFSFFWLGLSWNSAGRNWLWEDGSFPCPTLAEISWICEKTASLEKIEDLV; translated from the exons ATGTCTGATGAAGTGACCTATGCAACGCTAATGCTTCAGGATTCGGCAAGAGTGAGAAGCAATCAGGATGGCAATAACCTAAGAAAAGAAG GACACCCAGCTCAAACCCCGATTTGGCGAGGAGCTGCTTTGAGCCTGATGACCATCTGCCTGGTGCTGGTAATGGGACTAGTGACCTTGGGGACTATGT TTTTACAGATGTCTAATGATATTAATTCAGATTCAGAGAAGTTGAGTCAACTTCAGAAAATCATCCATCCACAGCAAGACAACCTGTCTGAACCACTGAACAGCTCCAGGAAGGGTCTCACAGAGgaatctctccagtcccagatcTCAGCCctcctggagaggcagaggcagatggctaTCAAGCTCTGCAAGGAATTCCTCATCCACACTTCCG ACCATAAATGCAATCCTTGTCCCAAGACATGGCAGTGGCATGGAAACAGTTGCTATCATTTCACAATCAATGAAGAGAAATCCTGGAGTGACAGCAGAAAGGACTGTATAAAGAAAAATGCCACTCTGGTGAAGATTGACAGCATCAAAGAAAGG gaTTTCCTTGAATCACAGCCATcactcacattttctttcttttggctgggattgtcctggaactctgctgGCAGAAACTGGCTGTGGGAGGATGGCTCATTTCCCTGTCCAACCCT
- the Clec1b gene encoding C-type lectin domain family 1 member B isoform X3 — MQDEDGYITLNIKPRKPALSSAVTQQKYLLAEKENLSATLQQLAKKFCQELIKHAEFKTKSSFGLHHRQNYFSPLDWIVTPEL; from the exons ATGCAGGATGAAGATGGGTATATCACCTTAAACATCAAGCCCCGAAAACCAGCTCTCAGCTCAG CGGTCACACAGCAAAAGTACCTGTTAGCCGAAAAGGAAAATCTCTCAGCCACTCTGCAACAACTGGCCAAGAAATTCTGCCAAGAGTTGATTAAACACGCAGAGTTCAAGACAAAGAGCAGTTTCG GATtacatcacagacagaactaCTTCAGTCCGTTGGATTGGATTGTCACGCCAGAACTCTAG